The Osmia bicornis bicornis chromosome 16, iOsmBic2.1, whole genome shotgun sequence genome includes the window ATAAATGTTCCTAAAATTTCctgataaaaatgtaaatttcacGTGCAATGCTTACCTAACTAAGTTTGGATCGATAAACCAGTCTTGGACAAAAATGATCACATGACATACAGAAAAGAGGAACGCTGCAAATTGTAAAGATTGTAATTCTAAATTAGTTTCTGTATTTACAAAGTCTGTCGTAGATTTCTTTTGATCGTAAGAAGCGGAATAATCTATTCTCGATCCAGAAAGTATGGGCTGTGTATCTAAATATATCACTCTGTTTTTTGTTACAAAGAAATCAATACCAGAGGTACAATTTGCACCGCTTTCATGATGAGTTATATCTTGAACTGGAAATACATCAGGCCTGTGTTAGTAGAAAAAGAACAATAGGAAATAAAGCGTATCGTCACAAAAATTTTGAACGGTAATAGGTAGTTAAAGGTTTTGCAATAATACCAACACATAGCTGGATGTCAATAAAGACATTATAGTAGATTTTCCAACACCCTGAGCTCCTAAACATCCTACCACCAAGAAATCTTGTTGATCGTACAGAAATTCGAGAGGATTTTCACAAAGTTGCATATTTTCATCCATGAACTTTACGCAAGTGGTCATCTCAAGACACATGGGTAATATGGTACGTACAGCTAAAGAAAACGTTTagcttaataaattttaatattctatgaTAATGATTCAAGGAAAAACAATTCTTACAATCTTGTACTTTTGACGAAACATTGGTAGATGTGTCTGACTCTTTCCTGGAagataaaaattgtattgtaggctaaagtttcaagttatatgttacaataaaatataattatcattaCTTGTTACCACCATTACGTTGGCTTGGTGAAACAGCTCTGTTTTCGCCTTCCCTGGTTTTCAATATAAATGTAGGACGATCTATAACTTTAATTGTACCTCTACCATCAACCTCTTTAACTTCTGAATCTTTCGGTGTAATCGACATCATCgttttttgtttaattcaGATTAATTGCACGTGTGAACGATCAGCAAACTTTCCTTTTTGCATTTAACCACACAATTCTTTGTTGCCAAACAAAACTAACACATCAAATTCAAATGAGTTGTTTTACCGTATATCGGTACCATGGTATCAATAGGAGGTTGTACTTCCGAAAACCTCCATGCTCCGAATTGGCTGAAATTTTGGGACtacgtttctttttaataaaaatgatgattCCAAGAAGGATTTTTGGCGACTCGAGAAAAAGTTTTTTTGTCATCTGGATATCCTTCCCTACTTTACCGACGCAGAATATTGAATTATCATGGCGTGTTTTGCGAACACGATTCAGTAGAGAAGGTATTAGAGAAGATTTCATTGTTTTCTTGTGTTTTCAAAcaagaaaaaatggaaaagatCCATTTGTGCAATTACTGACTGTCCCGATAGTTTTGTCGAAAGCGTAGATAACAGTAGATGCAGATACTATGCCGGTAAAATAGGGAGTGACATTCATGTGATAACAAATTCTTTTTCGAGTCGCCAAAAATCCTTCTCGCAGTcatcatttttaacaaaaaagaatctaTTTCCAAAATTTGAGCCAATTCGGAGCATGGAGGTTTTTGAAAGTTTAACCCAATAGGATTTCATCCATGGTTTCGATAATCCATCGATGTTACAGATTTGAAACTCATGGAAAAGAAACTGTTAGAATATCTATGTTGATAATATGGTCACTGTCGAAAACGAAGTTACTCGAATTGACTGAAATTAGTGGAATAAACTGTTTCGAAACATTAGGATCGGTTTATATAGAGTAGATGGTTTtgtttctcctttctttttgcaaataaagttttaaaaaaagCCGAACTAACACGATGTGATTTAACGAGGAAAATTCCTCATTAAGTTGTCATGGTTCCCTAAGAAGATTGAacagataaaattattattacgtGTTTCAATGTATTTTGTCAATATGTTGCGAATGCGTAGGTAAGgttatctattattttatttcttgtaTCTTTTTAAACTATATAAACATTTATACTTAGCGAAGTCTTGCAATAATCTTAGGAgctttgatttttttttcttccattttttttgCGATATTGATTGCCTTCTTTTTCGT containing:
- the LOC114879723 gene encoding protein SMG9, which encodes MMSITPKDSEVKEVDGRGTIKVIDRPTFILKTREGENRAVSPSQRNGGNKKESDTSTNVSSKVQDSVRTILPMCLEMTTCVKFMDENMQLCENPLEFLYDQQDFLVVGCLGAQGVGKSTIMSLLTSSYVPDVFPVQDITHHESGANCTSGIDFFVTKNRVIYLDTQPILSGSRIDYSASYDQKKSTTDFVNTETNLELQSLQFAAFLFSVCHVIIFVQDWFIDPNLVRFLQTAEMLKPSSTSNMDQDYVEYYPHIVFLHNKAELEDFTPNTIEKVKEFYSKVFSSSRLQINSGLDMSNHSMEAGLNLFFIPRITNYEEPTMHYNEKKLIEKLKTKIHGVNRNPMTPSTLTEKNWYHYVSRVMEAIKKSHLSSEYGRLMP